In Streptomyces sp. NBC_01707, a genomic segment contains:
- a CDS encoding nucleotide pyrophosphatase/phosphodiesterase family protein, whose protein sequence is MTAAETGSSLGSGPTPLLVLDVVGLTPRLLDHMPHLKSLGQSGTHAPLGTVLPAVTCAAQSTFLTGTTPAEHGIVANGWYFRELGDVLLWRQHNGLVAGDKLWDAARRVHPGYTVANICWWYAMGADTDITVTPRPVYYADGRKEPDCYTRPPALHDELTEKLGTFPLFHFWGPGADLVSSQWIIDATRHILDTRHPDLALCYLPHLDYDLQRYGPDDPRAFKAAADLDRAVAPLLEDARREGRTVVALSEYGITRVDRPVDINRALRRAGLLEVHTQDGMEYLDPMASRAFAVADHQLAHVYVRRPEDLDATREALAGLPGIEQLLDDEGKKAHGLDHPRSGELVAVADPDAWFTYYYWLDDARAPDFAQLVEIHRKPGYDPVELFLDPQDPYVRVKAATAVARKKLGMRYRMAVVPLDPSPIRGSHGRLPMSDDEGPLILCSTPHAFTGPVRATEVKSLLLALAGLV, encoded by the coding sequence ATGACCGCAGCCGAAACGGGTTCGTCCCTGGGCTCCGGCCCCACCCCGCTGCTCGTCCTCGACGTCGTCGGCCTCACTCCCCGGCTCCTCGACCACATGCCGCACCTCAAGTCCCTGGGACAGTCGGGCACCCATGCCCCCCTCGGCACCGTGCTGCCCGCCGTCACCTGCGCCGCCCAGTCGACCTTCCTCACCGGCACCACCCCCGCCGAACACGGCATCGTCGCCAACGGCTGGTACTTCCGCGAGCTCGGCGACGTCCTGCTCTGGCGCCAGCACAACGGACTCGTCGCCGGCGACAAGCTCTGGGACGCCGCCCGCCGCGTCCACCCCGGCTACACCGTCGCCAACATCTGCTGGTGGTACGCCATGGGCGCCGACACCGACATCACCGTCACCCCGCGCCCCGTCTACTACGCCGACGGCCGCAAGGAACCCGACTGCTACACGCGGCCGCCCGCCCTCCACGACGAACTCACCGAGAAGCTCGGCACCTTCCCCCTCTTCCACTTCTGGGGCCCCGGCGCCGACCTCGTCTCCTCGCAGTGGATCATCGACGCCACCCGGCACATCCTCGACACCCGCCACCCCGATCTGGCCCTGTGCTACCTCCCGCACCTCGACTACGACCTGCAGCGATACGGCCCCGACGACCCTCGTGCCTTCAAGGCCGCCGCCGACCTCGACCGGGCCGTGGCCCCGCTCCTCGAGGACGCCCGCCGTGAGGGCCGCACCGTCGTCGCACTCTCCGAGTACGGCATCACCCGTGTCGACCGCCCGGTCGACATCAACCGGGCGCTGCGCCGAGCCGGCCTGCTGGAGGTCCACACCCAGGACGGCATGGAGTACCTGGATCCGATGGCCTCCCGGGCCTTCGCCGTCGCCGACCACCAGCTCGCCCACGTCTACGTACGCCGCCCCGAGGACCTCGACGCGACACGCGAAGCCCTGGCGGGGCTGCCCGGCATCGAGCAACTCCTCGACGACGAGGGCAAGAAGGCTCACGGCCTCGACCACCCCCGCTCCGGCGAACTCGTCGCCGTCGCCGACCCGGACGCCTGGTTCACGTACTACTACTGGCTCGACGACGCGCGCGCCCCCGACTTCGCGCAGCTCGTCGAGATCCACCGCAAACCCGGCTACGACCCGGTCGAACTCTTCCTGGACCCCCAGGACCCGTACGTACGCGTCAAGGCGGCGACCGCCGTGGCCCGCAAGAAGCTCGGCATGCGCTACCGCATGGCGGTCGTGCCCCTCGACCCGTCACCCATCCGAGGCAGCCACGGCCGCCTCCCCATGAGCGACGACGAAGGTCCGCTCATCCTCTGTTCCACCCCCCACGCGTTCACCGGACCCGTCCGGGCCACCGAAGTGAAGTCCCTGCTCCTCGCGCTTGCCGGCCTCGTATGA